A genomic region of Leptotrichia hofstadii contains the following coding sequences:
- a CDS encoding aconitate hydratase has translation MSMSKNLNSNNMSLTYKILAKNLLKGELKAGNEIAVRVHQTLTQDSTGTMAYLQLNAMDVDKVATEISVAYVDHNMLQSSFENADDHEFIKTSAEKHNIVFSKPGNGICHRLHLERFGKPGKILIGSDSHTPTGGGLGMLAIGAGGLDVAIGMARGLYYLKVPKVYNIELRGKLQPWVSAKDVILYVLKQLTVKGGVGYVMEYTGEGIKSLSVEDRATITNMGAELGATTSIFPSDEKTRIFLEKQSRGGDFAELLPDENAFYDDKLVVNLDELVPLAAFPHSPDNVHEIPKDRKLKVDQIAIGSCTNSSYSDFMKLAAILDGKKVHPDVSLVLSPGSSNIMKMISENGALAKFIAAGARLLEAACGPCIGMGQAPKTDGISLRTFNRNFKGRCGTMSAGVYLVSTETAAASAITGYLTDPRELGAEIIVEEPEKFEISDNYFIFPNSNEEEAKKEREAVKIVMGPNIKPFPIGEELQDSIARKVILKTGDNITTDDICPSNAALLPFRSNIPKLSEHCFETIIPDFKERAEKNNGGIIVGGENYGQGSSREHAALLPLYLGIKAVIAKSFARIHKANLINSGIIPLEFENVEDYDKIDEYDELQLSDIPNSLINGRFIIKNITKNTEFPAKFNGSARELKILKFGGYLKFATSDEFLS, from the coding sequence ATGTCTATGAGTAAAAATTTGAACTCTAATAATATGAGTTTAACATATAAGATTTTAGCTAAAAATCTTTTAAAGGGTGAATTAAAAGCAGGAAATGAAATCGCTGTCAGAGTTCATCAGACACTTACACAGGATTCCACGGGAACGATGGCTTATCTGCAGTTAAATGCTATGGATGTCGATAAAGTTGCAACTGAAATTTCTGTGGCTTATGTCGACCATAATATGCTGCAGTCTAGCTTTGAGAATGCAGATGACCACGAGTTTATTAAAACATCAGCTGAAAAGCACAACATAGTTTTTTCAAAACCTGGAAACGGAATTTGTCACAGATTACATCTGGAAAGATTTGGAAAGCCTGGGAAAATACTGATTGGATCGGATAGCCACACTCCAACTGGAGGAGGACTTGGAATGCTTGCAATTGGAGCGGGAGGACTTGATGTTGCGATTGGAATGGCACGGGGGCTATATTATTTGAAAGTCCCGAAAGTTTATAATATTGAGCTGAGAGGGAAATTGCAGCCTTGGGTGTCGGCTAAAGACGTTATTTTATACGTCTTGAAACAGCTTACAGTAAAAGGTGGAGTCGGATACGTAATGGAATATACTGGAGAAGGTATTAAATCACTGTCAGTTGAGGACAGGGCGACAATTACAAATATGGGAGCTGAATTAGGGGCAACAACGTCAATTTTCCCAAGCGATGAAAAAACAAGGATTTTTTTGGAAAAACAGTCACGTGGAGGAGATTTTGCAGAATTATTGCCTGATGAAAATGCGTTTTATGATGATAAATTAGTTGTCAATCTGGACGAGCTTGTACCACTTGCGGCTTTTCCCCACAGTCCTGACAATGTGCATGAAATTCCAAAGGACAGAAAATTAAAAGTTGATCAGATTGCAATTGGTTCATGTACAAATTCATCGTATTCAGATTTTATGAAGCTTGCAGCAATTTTAGACGGAAAAAAAGTTCATCCAGATGTGAGCCTTGTATTATCGCCAGGTTCAAGCAATATTATGAAAATGATTTCAGAAAATGGTGCATTGGCAAAATTTATAGCGGCCGGAGCAAGATTGCTGGAAGCCGCTTGTGGACCCTGCATTGGAATGGGGCAGGCACCAAAGACGGATGGAATTTCACTTAGAACATTTAACAGAAACTTTAAGGGAAGATGTGGAACAATGAGCGCCGGAGTATATCTGGTAAGTACAGAAACAGCGGCTGCGTCGGCAATTACAGGCTATTTGACAGATCCTAGGGAACTGGGAGCGGAAATTATTGTAGAAGAGCCTGAAAAATTTGAAATATCAGATAACTATTTTATTTTCCCAAATTCAAATGAAGAGGAAGCAAAGAAAGAAAGAGAAGCAGTAAAAATCGTAATGGGACCAAACATTAAGCCATTCCCAATTGGAGAAGAGCTGCAGGACAGTATTGCACGTAAAGTTATCTTAAAGACAGGAGATAACATTACAACAGATGATATTTGCCCATCAAATGCCGCATTGCTGCCATTCCGTTCAAATATTCCAAAATTATCGGAACATTGCTTTGAAACAATAATTCCAGATTTTAAGGAAAGAGCTGAAAAAAATAATGGCGGAATAATTGTCGGTGGAGAAAATTATGGGCAAGGTTCAAGCCGTGAGCATGCCGCATTATTGCCGCTTTATCTTGGCATAAAGGCGGTTATTGCAAAATCCTTTGCAAGAATACATAAGGCAAACCTGATAAACAGCGGAATTATACCGTTGGAGTTTGAGAACGTGGAAGATTATGATAAAATTGATGAGTATGATGAATTACAGCTGTCAGACATTCCAAATTCATTGATAAACGGAAGATTTATAATAAAAAATATTACTAAAAATACTGAATTTCCTGCAAAATTCAATGGTTCAGCGAGAGAACTTAAAATCTTAAAATTTGGTGGCTACTTGAAATTTGCGACAAGTGATGAGTTTTTAAGCTAA
- a CDS encoding isocitrate/isopropylmalate dehydrogenase family protein, translated as MKKVTLIPGDGIGYEISESLVEIFKAAKVPVEFETENAGADVYEKTGELVPDSLYKSVEKNKIAIKGPITTPIGKGFRSINVYLRKKYDLYTNFRPSRNLPGIKTRYDNINLAIFRENTEGIYIGEEKYENDEKTSAIAIKRITRKGSERIIRSAFEYAKNNGLSKVTAVHKANILKFTDGMFLEIAREVSKNYEGIELEELIVDNMCMQLVTNPERFRVIVTMNLYGDILSDLVAGLVGGLGVAPGANIGDDIAIFEAVHGSAPDIAGKNKANPLALLLSSLEMLKYLKLNDFAENIENAILKTLEEGCKTKDLGGNAATTEFTKKIIENLG; from the coding sequence ATGAAGAAAGTTACATTAATACCTGGGGATGGGATTGGATATGAAATATCTGAAAGCTTAGTAGAAATTTTTAAGGCTGCTAAAGTTCCAGTTGAATTTGAAACTGAAAATGCAGGAGCAGATGTTTATGAGAAAACAGGAGAATTAGTACCAGACAGCCTTTATAAAAGTGTTGAAAAAAATAAAATTGCTATAAAAGGACCGATTACAACACCAATTGGAAAAGGATTTAGAAGTATAAATGTGTATCTTAGAAAAAAATACGATTTATATACGAATTTTAGGCCATCAAGAAATTTGCCGGGAATTAAAACTCGGTATGACAATATTAATTTGGCAATTTTTAGGGAAAATACCGAAGGAATTTATATTGGTGAGGAAAAGTATGAAAATGATGAAAAGACAAGCGCGATTGCCATAAAACGAATTACAAGAAAAGGAAGCGAACGTATTATAAGAAGTGCATTTGAATATGCAAAAAATAATGGACTTTCCAAAGTTACGGCTGTACACAAGGCAAATATACTGAAATTTACAGATGGAATGTTTCTGGAAATTGCAAGGGAAGTTTCAAAAAACTATGAAGGAATTGAGCTGGAAGAACTTATTGTTGATAATATGTGCATGCAGCTTGTTACAAATCCAGAAAGATTTAGAGTAATCGTTACGATGAATTTATACGGAGATATTTTATCGGACTTAGTGGCTGGGCTTGTAGGAGGGCTGGGAGTTGCCCCTGGTGCAAATATAGGAGATGATATAGCTATTTTTGAAGCTGTGCATGGCTCTGCACCGGATATTGCGGGGAAAAATAAGGCAAATCCTTTGGCATTGCTGCTATCTTCATTAGAAATGCTAAAATATTTAAAGCTGAATGATTTTGCAGAAAATATAGAAAATGCTATTTTAAAGACATTGGAAGAAGGGTGTAAAACGAAAGATTTGGGTGGAAATGCTGCAACGACTGAATTTACAAAAAAAATTATTGAAAATTTAGGATAG